A single region of the Amphiura filiformis chromosome 7, Afil_fr2py, whole genome shotgun sequence genome encodes:
- the LOC140156685 gene encoding uncharacterized protein — MAMMLSHEEAVRFLTDVLKIDSIPGKLINDKAALLDEIINLYQQKIPYHSIIVISRRDQDQRISTMDDIKAQILSTQGGLCYDHNVFMKHLLEALGFEASFNACDVGLDGVQDHVSVLVKSLVKPGDMYYVDVGSSNPFFQAIPMDFNKESPVYKCGFQVYKFIKEGDEISWWQKVNRSYSPSPITEKDIIIDGWRNFMIFTLEPREIEYFRDHMIKHFVTQNPPMPGHTFLQVMLAVVFPGQKLLAIRGTSLFHENDEGKIEKTKITSKEELIGLYAKYFPQLPGDLVTIAVDKMKYNFEK; from the coding sequence ATGGCAATGATGTTATCACATGAAGAAGCTGTTAGGTTCCTTACAGATGTCCTgaagatagattccatcccaggaaAGCTGATCAATGACAAAGCTGCCCTTCTGGATGAAATCATCAATCTCTACCAGCAGAAGATTCCATATCACTCGATAATTGTAATATCCAGGAGAGACCAAGATCAACGTATATCTACAATGGATGACATCAAGGCCCAAATTCTCAGCACACAAGGAGGCCTTTGTTATGATCACAACGTCTTCATGAAGCATCTTCTGGAAGCACTGGGGTTTGAGGCTTCTTTTAACGCATGTGACGTAGGACTGGATGGTGTACAAGACCATGTGTCTGTTCTTGTTAAAAGCTTAGTAAAACCTGGAGATATGTACTATGTTGATGTTGGTTCAAGCAATCCTTTCTTCCAAGCCATCCCAATGGATTTCAACAAAGAATCACCTGTGTACAAGTGCGGTTTCCAGGTCTATAAGTTTATCAAGGAAGGAGACGAGATCAGTTGGTGGCAGAAGGTCAATAGGTCATATTCACCTTCACCCATAACTGAGAAAGACATCATAATTGATGGTTGGAGGAACTTTATGATCTTTACATTAGAGCCAAGGGAAATTGAGTACTTCAGAGATCATATGATCAAGCACTTTGTGACCCAGAACCCTCCTATGCCTGGACACACGTTTCTTCAGGTAATGCTAGCAGTGGTCTTTCCTGGGCAGAAGTTGTTAGCTATCCGCGGCACAAGCCTATTTCATGAAAATGATGAAGGGAAAATTGAGAAGACTAAAATCACATCTAAGGAAGAACTTATAGGTCTCTATGCCAAATACTTCCCACAGCTTCCTGGTGATTTGGTTACAATTGCTGTTGACAAAATGaaatacaactttgaaaagtaa